The stretch of DNA GGATTCGTTGTAACGGCTCATGTTGGGTAAGTGATAGAAACAAAGTAAAAACAGTGCTGTAGAAATCGTTTCAACAACGAATTGTGTTAAAGCGAGATCCGGTGCATTAAAGAAAATGAAAAATATTGCCATTGAATAGCCGACCGCACTTAACATAATAATGCTGAATAGGCGTGAACGGGCAAAGATAATCATCACGGCCGCAATTGTAATAGTAATCACTGAGATAAATTCATAAGATCGAATCGATGACACCTTCACAAAATCGACGTTAAAAGGTACGAAAATCAATGTGACGAAAGTAATCACAATCATCATAAAGAAAATGATTAACAAGTTGTTACGATTAAATCCGGTCATATACGTTCTTGTAATTTGTGTTGCATAATAAGGGGTATAACGACCCGTTTGATTATACCAATGATTTAATGTCAGTTGTTTCGGTATCGCTTTAAGAATCGGCACCCAACGTTTGAAAGTGAGTAGTAATAATACACCTACAATGTAAATCATCAAAGTGGATAAGAATGCCGGTGTGAAGCCATGCCATAGTTGGAATGATGCTTCAACTTGATTCGTATGTGCAATCGATTTGACGGCCGGCTCGACAAAAGGTACCGCAACAATACTTGGAAATAAACCAATCGCAATGACGAATATCGCTAAAATGATTGGTGAAATATTCATCAGCATAGGTGCTTCATGCGCTTTATTTGGTAATACATCGGGTTGATGTGAACCTAAGAAAATTTCAGATATGAATTTAAACGCATAAACAAATGTAAAAATACTGCCGACGATTGCCACGACTGGTATAGCCAAGCCAACGGTATTTAAGCTGAATATAGGTGCATGAGTTACTTCAAGCATGGCCTCAAGAAACTGTTCTTTAGATAAGAATCCATTAAATGGCGGGACACCAGCCATACTTAAAGATGTAATGACAGACAGAGTGAATGAAATCGGCATGATGGTCATTAAACCGCCAAGTTTGCGAATATCACGTGTTCCAGTAGCATGATCGACTGCACCAGTAATCATGAAAAGTGCACCTTTAAATGTTGCATGGTTAATAAGATGGAAAATCGCTGCACTATATGCGGCAAGATAAAGTTGGCTTTCTACGCCTTCAAAATGATAGCTCACTGCACCGACACCTAGCATTGACATAATCATACCGAGTTGAGATACAGTTGAAAAAGCGAGAATACCTTTTAAATCTTGCTGCTTCGTTGCATTTAGGGATCCCCAGAAGAGTGTGACGAGTCCAAAAAGCGTCACCGTCCAAATCCATCCTTGAGATACTGCGAAAATGGGTGTTAAACGTGCAATAAGGTAAATCCCTGCTTTAACCATGGTTGCTGAATGAAGGTACGCACTCACAGGCGTCGGTGCCTCCATCGCATCCGGTAACCAAATATAAAATGGAAACTGTGCAGATTTTGTCATTGCACCAATAATGATGAGCACCATGGCAATGATAAAAATGGGTGACGTTTGAACTTGAGATACATTTTCGATGATTTCACGAATACGCCATGTACCAGAAGCCAGGTAGAGTAAGATGAAGCCACCGAGTAAAGATAATCCACCAAAAACGGTAATCATCATTGATTTCATCGCACCATACAATGATTTTTCTTTATGCCGCCAAAATGATATGAGTAAGAAACTTGAAAATGATGTTAATTCCCAGAAAAAGTAAAGTACGAGTAGATTGTCTGAAAGTACTACACCTAACATCGCACTCATAAACATTAACAAGTAACAATAGAAATGACCGAGTTGTTCTGATTGGCTGATATAACTAATTGAATATAGTACGACAAGACTCCCAACGCCTGTAATCAGTAAACTAAATAACAATCCTAGGCCATCAACATAAACATCAAAGTTCATCCCAATTTGTGGCATCCAAGCGGCGGATTGTTCTGTAAATTGCCCGGACATTGTTGGTTTAATGTAAGATGTAAAATAAGCAAACAATACTACCGGTATCGGTAATACAAACCAGCCGAGATGGATGCGTTTGTAAAAGCGATACAAAATCGGAATGAGTATTGCAAATATTAACGGTAGCAAGACCGCTATATGTAACCAACTCATAGATTGCCCTCCTTTAAAAACTACGATACACATATTATACATGATTATGAAACCTGTGAAAAATATGCCACTGCAACGGTGAGCCCGTTTTCCAGTGACATTTAAATAAGAAGAAACGCAATTGTATTATAAAAAGTTTGTCCGATATTGACTTGCGTAATCTTTCTTCAATTGTTCTAAACAATCTAAAGATGCGTGGGCATATGGCGTATCCATTGCTTTTAGCTGATTTTCAAGCGCTGTGAGTGCACGTTGAAGTGTGACTGTATAATCTTCTATCTCACCGTCGAAAGGACTGAGACGACTTTGCGATGTCAACCGTTTTTCATATAAACTGAGTGCTTTTCTTTCATGAAAAAAGACACCTTCTACTTCGTTTGGATGATGAAGATCTCCTTGTTTAGGATGTTTAATGACCTGTAAAACTTTAACTAGACACTGGTTTTCCTGATTTTCAACAACTTCTACAACATAAACCCCTGTTTTATGTGCAAAACGATAAAGCATGTGAATACCATCCTCTCCCAAATATGTTAAAATAGTGATATACAACAGTTTATCATGAATGGAGTATTAAAAAATGACTAAATATCCACAATTAACAAAAGAAATTCAAGAAAATGAAATTAAAGTAATCATGCATACAAATAAAGGGGACATGACATTAAAATTATTCCCTGAAATTGCACCAAAAACAGTTAAAAACTTTGTTGAACTTTCTAAAAAAGGCTACTACGATGGAATTACGTTCCACCGCGTGATCAATGATTTTATGATTCAAGGTGGAGATCCGACTGGTACAGGTATGGGTGGCGAAAGTATTTACGGTGGACCATTTGAAGATGAATTTTCAGAGCATGCTTTCAATTTATATGGCGCATTATCTATGGCAAATGCGGGTCCTGGTACGAATGGCTCACAATTTTTTATCGTTCAAATGAAGGAAGTACCGGCACAAATGATTCATCAATTAGTTGATGGTGGTTGGCCAGAAGAAATCGCTGAAGCTTATAAAGAAAAAGGGGGCACACCTTGGTTAGATCAAAAACATACTGTATTCGGTCAACTCATTGAAGGTGAAGCAACTTTAGAAGATATCGCAAGTGTAAAAGTTGGTGCACAAGATAAACCGACGTACGATGTTGTGATTGAATCAATCGAAATTGAAGAATAATGATGTGACATAAATGGGGGACATCGCATGGCAAATAATGATTTGAATATTCGTCTGTATCAATATTTAGCGGATTGGAATCCGATGCAATTTGATGATCCAACGATGGGAGATGCAGAAGTTTACGAGATGATGGATGCGGTACATCAATTAGGTGAACCAGAAGCTGTGGCACAAGCATTTCAAAAGATTTATCAATTTTCTTTTGATGAAACCTTACCGTTTGAGGTATGTCTATCGAGAGCAACGGTAGCGGTGAATATGCAGTCATATTGCCATACGTCATCATAATATTTATCGTGCATTATAGTTACTACGGTGACGCAAGTGTCATGCCTTTTATAACCATCGTTTCATAAATTTTGAATCGTATAGAATAAAAGATGGGGATATAGGAGGAGAGCAGGCTGATGAAATGTTCATTAGACTGCTTTCTTAATATATAGGCGCTTTGTCAAAGTAGGGAAAGGTCGTCCTAAAGCTTATCCCGTTCAATGATTTGATGATCAGGGCGTTTTCGACAGCATTTACATCTTTTGAATATTTTAATCATTAAACATTGAATGATTTTTAAGTTTAATACTTTTATTCCAATCATTTTTAATATATCATTATACATAGGCACGAATATCTCTCCTTAATTTGTTGGTTTCATCACTTACAATTATAGAGATATTTGTGCTATTTTTGTATTTAAAACAAAAATAACGGCCAGTGATCAACTCACCAACCGTTAAAAGTAAAGAACCAAAAAAAAACGAGGCGTATAAGCCTCGTCAATCTATAAAATGTAAATTACATTTTTACAACGTTAGCTGCTTGCGCGCCACGTTCGCCTTCTACGATATCAAAGTCAACATTTTGACCTTCTTCTAAAGATTTATAGCCATCTCCAACGATTGCTGAGAAATGTACGAATACGTCGTCGCCATTTTCTCTTTCAATAAATCCAAAACCTTTTTCTGCGTTAAACCATTTAACAGTACCGTTATTCATATAGAATACCTCCACGTGCTTTTGCACAAATATTTGCAATAAATTCATTGATTAAAAAAGAGGATATTCTAAACAAATACACTACAATTCAATTCAAGTTCTTTTATTACGATAATCTAACTATACACCTTAATTTAATTAAAGTAAAGGATTTTATTTACAAATTTTAAAAAAATTATCGAAAAGCCTCTAGCACAAGGCGTTTGTATGTATATATAATCCTGAATCATAAAAAGCCAATGCACAATTTGTACATTGACTTCAAGCGTTATTTAGACTCATATTTCATTTTCTTTTTGGACTGTTTCACCCAATATGGCAAACGTTCCTCTAATGTTCGAAACCCAAATTTCTCAGTTTCCTGAATTTCATCCAATACTGAATATTTACCTTTTTTACGCTCATAATTTTTAAAATAATCATTATCTTTGAGGGATAAATTTAATTTTCCGTTTTGATCAATCGAGATGATTTTGGCTTTCACGGTTTGACCCGGCGATAAAATCTTCTTTAAATTGTGCACATAATCATCCATGATTTCGGAAATATGAATGAGTCCTTCAGTACTGTCAGGGGTCTCGACGAAAGCGCCGTAGGGTTGAATACCAGTCACGCGCACTTTGACATGTTGGCCAACACGATACTGTTTTTTCAACATTCATAACCCCTTATCGATTTGTATTTAACATTTTTATCATAGCACATCTCTAAAAAATATCCTAACATTCATTTCTTTAACCGCATACAATTAATGATGAGCCAGTTTATGGCAACAGATGTGATGAAGCCATGGAAGTATTTTCGATATCAGTTATCTGCCTACGAAATTAAAAAATGTAGGCGAGGGATCGAGCATTTGAACATTGTATCAATGACAGAAGAAATGTTCTAACAATTAAATAGGAGGAGATTGGTAAGTGTAAAATGATAAATGAACATGGAAGCGCTGTTGCAAAAGCTGTGCTAAAAAGGCTATAATGCTAGTGGATGAAAGCGCTTAATATAGGGGTGAAACAATACAGACCAGACACGATCTATCATCTGAACGTAGAAAGGTTTAGTTTGATCATTGTCAATCGAGATCAGGTACCTAAGGGATGAGCCGCAGTCGAGCATTCATGTGGGTTTCCGGTCCTTTGTGATATGTCATATTGCCCACTTTAGTCGAAAAAACGAAGTGAATACGCCCTTAATGTCCATCTTATAGACAAGCATAATGCATGGATTGCAAGATTTTGACGCAACGAACCGTGCATGAGGTCTCAATCCTATTCTCAACTCTAACTGTGATATCGTCCGCATGTGATGTAGCCTAATACAAGGATAATGAAAGTTTTTTCTTTTACAAATAAGCTGTGGATATGTCATGATAGATGTAAGGGCTTTCTTAAACAAAACAAAGGAGGATTTTTAAATGATTCCATATGAGCATGAACCATTTACAGATTTTACACGAGAGGAGAACCGAAAAGCTTATTTTCGTGCATTAGAAAAAGTAGAAAGTGAGCTTGGAAAAGAATATCCGCTTATTATTGGAGGAGAACGCGTTTTTACTGAGGAGAAAACACGCGTGTATAATCCTTCAAATCGTGAAGAAACAATTGGTTACGTCTCAAAAGCGACTAAAGCACATGCGCAACAGGCATTAGAAGCAGCGAAAGAAGCGTTTAAAACATGGAGAAATGTAGATCCGAAAGTGCGTGCGAACATTTTGTTTAGAGCAGCTGCTTTAACGCGTAAACGTAAGCATGAATTTTCAGCATTGCTTTCAAAAGAAGGGGGCAAGCCTTGGAAAGAGGCAGATGCAGATACAGCTGAAGCGATTGACTTTATGGAATATTACGGTCGCCAAATGCTCGAACTGAAAGACGGTAAACGTGTCAACAGTCGTCCTGGTGAGTACAATCAATTCGATTATTTACCGGTCGGTGTGAGTGTTGTGATTTCTCCATGGAACTTCGCGTATGCCATCATGGCGGGGACAACAGCAGCACCCGTAGTAACAGGGAACACAGTATTGTTGAAACCTTCTTCTAATACACCGATTATTTCATATAAATTTATGGAGGTGTTAGAAGAAGCGGGCTTGCCTAAAGGTGTTGTGAACTGGATTCCGGGTTCTTCAAGTGAGATTGGTGACTTTTTAATTGAAAACAAAGATGTCGGTTTGATTTCATTTACTGGTTCTAAAAAAGTGGGTCAAGAGATTATCCAAAAAGCAGCGGTCATCCAAGAGGGTCAAAATCATATCAAACGTGTGATTGCTGAAATGGGTGGTAAAGATGCCATCATCGTTGATAACGAGGCAGATTTACAAGTGGCAACTGATGCTATTGTCTACTCCGCTTTTGGTTTTTCTGGACAAAAATGTTCGGCATGTTCACGTGTCATTGCACACCAAGACATATACGATGAATTGTTAGAACGTGTAAAAGCAGAAACGGAAAAAATCAAAGTGGGTAACGCAGCGGAACCTGATACGTATGTTGGACCAGTTATTGATCAAAAATCATTAGATAAAATTAAAAACTATATTGAAATCGGTAAAAAAGAAGGCCGCCTGATTACAGGAGGTCGGACGGATGAATCGGTAGGTAACTTTGTGTATCCAACGATTTTTGCAGATTTAGATCCTCATTCACGAATCATGCAAGAAGAAATTTTTGGACCTGTCGTTGGTTTTACAAAAGTTAAAGATTTTGATGAAGCCATTGACGTCGCAAATGACACTGAATATGGTTTAACGGGTGGCGTAATTTCGAATAACCGTTTAAAATTAGAACAAGCACGTCGTGACTTCATGGTCGGTAATTTATACTTTAATCGAGGCTGTACAGGTGCGGTGGTAGGTTACCAACCATTCGGCGGGTTCAAAATGTCAGGCACAGATTCAAAAGCAGGTGGACCAGACTACTTAGTGTTACACATGCAAGGTCGTTCAGTATCAGAACATCTATAAATGATGAATTAAATAACGACGGTTACAAGACAATGTGTTTTGTATCGATGTAGGGTAAATCATTGATGAGCAACGTTCATGACTTGAGTGACGAGTATTGATGCGATGTATTCATCGATTTACCCTACACTTTCATGTGAATCGCTAGGCGTATTTTTTTAAGGAGGAGATTGCATG from Staphylococcus lutrae encodes:
- a CDS encoding Na+/H+ antiporter subunit A, encoding MSWLHIAVLLPLIFAILIPILYRFYKRIHLGWFVLPIPVVLFAYFTSYIKPTMSGQFTEQSAAWMPQIGMNFDVYVDGLGLLFSLLITGVGSLVVLYSISYISQSEQLGHFYCYLLMFMSAMLGVVLSDNLLVLYFFWELTSFSSFLLISFWRHKEKSLYGAMKSMMITVFGGLSLLGGFILLYLASGTWRIREIIENVSQVQTSPIFIIAMVLIIIGAMTKSAQFPFYIWLPDAMEAPTPVSAYLHSATMVKAGIYLIARLTPIFAVSQGWIWTVTLFGLVTLFWGSLNATKQQDLKGILAFSTVSQLGMIMSMLGVGAVSYHFEGVESQLYLAAYSAAIFHLINHATFKGALFMITGAVDHATGTRDIRKLGGLMTIMPISFTLSVITSLSMAGVPPFNGFLSKEQFLEAMLEVTHAPIFSLNTVGLAIPVVAIVGSIFTFVYAFKFISEIFLGSHQPDVLPNKAHEAPMLMNISPIILAIFVIAIGLFPSIVAVPFVEPAVKSIAHTNQVEASFQLWHGFTPAFLSTLMIYIVGVLLLLTFKRWVPILKAIPKQLTLNHWYNQTGRYTPYYATQITRTYMTGFNRNNLLIIFFMMIVITFVTLIFVPFNVDFVKVSSIRSYEFISVITITIAAVMIIFARSRLFSIIMLSAVGYSMAIFFIFFNAPDLALTQFVVETISTALFLLCFYHLPNMSRYNESIRYRVVNALISIGVGAVVVVLGLIAYGNRHFESISSFYKEHVFDLAAGKNMINVILVDFRGTDTLFESAVLGIAGMGIYTLIKLRAKHKNGYERIEKVEQTEK
- the kapB gene encoding sporulation phosphorelay system protein KapB; the encoded protein is MLYRFAHKTGVYVVEVVENQENQCLVKVLQVIKHPKQGDLHHPNEVEGVFFHERKALSLYEKRLTSQSRLSPFDGEIEDYTVTLQRALTALENQLKAMDTPYAHASLDCLEQLKKDYASQYRTNFL
- a CDS encoding peptidylprolyl isomerase, with the protein product MTKYPQLTKEIQENEIKVIMHTNKGDMTLKLFPEIAPKTVKNFVELSKKGYYDGITFHRVINDFMIQGGDPTGTGMGGESIYGGPFEDEFSEHAFNLYGALSMANAGPGTNGSQFFIVQMKEVPAQMIHQLVDGGWPEEIAEAYKEKGGTPWLDQKHTVFGQLIEGEATLEDIASVKVGAQDKPTYDVVIESIEIEE
- a CDS encoding DUF1871 family protein, which codes for MANNDLNIRLYQYLADWNPMQFDDPTMGDAEVYEMMDAVHQLGEPEAVAQAFQKIYQFSFDETLPFEVCLSRATVAVNMQSYCHTSS
- a CDS encoding cold-shock protein — translated: MNNGTVKWFNAEKGFGFIERENGDDVFVHFSAIVGDGYKSLEEGQNVDFDIVEGERGAQAANVVKM
- the ygs gene encoding S1 domain-containing post-transcriptional regulator Ygs, with translation MLKKQYRVGQHVKVRVTGIQPYGAFVETPDSTEGLIHISEIMDDYVHNLKKILSPGQTVKAKIISIDQNGKLNLSLKDNDYFKNYERKKGKYSVLDEIQETEKFGFRTLEERLPYWVKQSKKKMKYESK
- the pruA gene encoding L-glutamate gamma-semialdehyde dehydrogenase — encoded protein: MIPYEHEPFTDFTREENRKAYFRALEKVESELGKEYPLIIGGERVFTEEKTRVYNPSNREETIGYVSKATKAHAQQALEAAKEAFKTWRNVDPKVRANILFRAAALTRKRKHEFSALLSKEGGKPWKEADADTAEAIDFMEYYGRQMLELKDGKRVNSRPGEYNQFDYLPVGVSVVISPWNFAYAIMAGTTAAPVVTGNTVLLKPSSNTPIISYKFMEVLEEAGLPKGVVNWIPGSSSEIGDFLIENKDVGLISFTGSKKVGQEIIQKAAVIQEGQNHIKRVIAEMGGKDAIIVDNEADLQVATDAIVYSAFGFSGQKCSACSRVIAHQDIYDELLERVKAETEKIKVGNAAEPDTYVGPVIDQKSLDKIKNYIEIGKKEGRLITGGRTDESVGNFVYPTIFADLDPHSRIMQEEIFGPVVGFTKVKDFDEAIDVANDTEYGLTGGVISNNRLKLEQARRDFMVGNLYFNRGCTGAVVGYQPFGGFKMSGTDSKAGGPDYLVLHMQGRSVSEHL